One genomic region from Cyanobium usitatum str. Tous encodes:
- the arfB gene encoding alternative ribosome rescue aminoacyl-tRNA hydrolase ArfB, which produces MTIPAVELAWRFSRSSGPGGQNVNTTDSRVELVFDLAASQALPPALQARALRRLEGKLVDSCVVIAASEHRSQWQNRVAAQRRLVELLQEAIKPPPPPRRATRPTRGSVQRRLAAKKQRGVIKGQRGSRPLPED; this is translated from the coding sequence CTTGCCTGGCGTTTCTCGCGCTCCTCTGGCCCCGGCGGCCAAAACGTGAACACCACCGATTCACGGGTGGAGCTGGTGTTTGATCTGGCGGCCTCTCAGGCGCTGCCACCGGCGCTCCAGGCCCGGGCCTTGCGGCGCCTGGAGGGAAAGCTGGTGGATAGCTGTGTGGTGATTGCGGCCAGTGAGCATCGCTCCCAATGGCAAAACCGGGTGGCCGCCCAGCGGCGCTTGGTGGAGCTGCTGCAGGAGGCGATCAAGCCGCCGCCGCCGCCGCGCCGGGCGACTCGGCCCACCCGCGGTTCAGTGCAGCGGCGACTGGCGGCCAAGAAGCAGCGCGGTGTGATCAAGGGGCAGCGGGGCTCGCGACCTCTGCCGGAGGATTGA